Below is a window of Impatiens glandulifera chromosome 2, dImpGla2.1, whole genome shotgun sequence DNA.
ACCTATATCAATAAGCTTTTAGAAAGATTTCGGATGAAAGATTGTTCACCAAGTATAGCTCCCGTTGTTAAGGGtgataaattttgtttgaaccAATCCCCAAGGAATGATCTCGAAAGAGAACAAATGAAAAACATTCCATATGCTTCTGCTGTTGGAAGCCTGATGTATGCTCAAGTTTGTACAAGACCTGACATTGCATTTATTGTTGGGGTATTGGGAAGATATCAAAGTAATCCAGGTTTAGACCACTGGAAAGCTGCAAAGAAAGTGATGAGATACCTTCAAGGAACGAAGGATTACATGCTTACATTTAGACGGACTGATACTCTAGAAGTGGTAGGCTACTCCGATGCAGATTTTGCTGGATGTATTGATTCACGAAAATCAACATCTGGTTATGTTTTTATGCTTGCTGGTGGAGCTGTATCTTGGAGGAGTGCAAAGCAGAGATTGATTGCAACCTCCACTATGGAAGTCGAATTTGTATCGTGTTTTGAGGCTACTTCGCATGGTGTATGGATGAAGAGTTTTATTGATGGGCTTAGAATTATGGATTCTATCTCTAGGCCATTGCAATTGTTTTGTGACAACTCAGCTGCAATCTTTATGGCTAAGAATAATAAGAGTGGTAGTCGAAGTAAACACATCGACATTGAATACTTAGCCATTAGAGAACGTGTTAAGGAAAAGAAAGTGGTCATTGAACACATTAGCACTAAGTTGATGATTGCTGATCCTTTGACTAAAGGCATGCCACCAAAGAATTTCAAGGATCATGTAGAACGAATGGGACTTAGTTctgttttatgattttatttattgtaagaaCAATGTTTTAAGTGAAACTCCAATAAGTAATGATTTCTCATATTTGATTTACGTTATGCGCATATTGATCGtttttgagaaataataaaGTTCGGACCTAGAATAAACATATGGTTTATTCATTGAGTTTTATGGGTTGTTATTGAGAAATGTGATGCATTGTGATACATAGAagatgattattaattttagagGATTTATCGATATGATTCATGTATCAAATTTCTTATTgtgatatgattttatttattaaaccaaGTGGGAGAATGTTGGAATTAaatggtttaattaataaattaaagtttaataattgggaTAACTACCCACTAATTAGTAATAACTACCCGTTTGGAATAACTACCCACTAACTAGTAACTACTCATTAAGGTCTCTTTGATGGAAAGAGAGGGATTATAAATATAGTGTTAAGGTCCCTAAGGCCATTATCTCATCTAAGAAAAACACCATCGATAAGAGATAAATCGGTTTTAGAAGATCGAAACTTTAAAATATCAAGAAGAATGGCTGGAggtaagtttaaattatttttccgcATTAGATCTAAATAAAAGAGTTGTTAGAtcattaagtatataaattcTACAATTATTacatttgttaatatatttcaaattattattttaataaaacattttcaaaatagtttttttttatttcaaaagcCCATGTCCAACTCAATTTATAACTTCAAAAACACAAACCCAAaacttttttcaaatttatgtcATTTCTTCATTTATGGGATCACataagatgaggttatttgatctgatgataatttgttaattttattgcgctcgtggtgattttatttttttggatgattttgcccttgtcgcgaaacgctaagtgacttagcgtttcgcgaagtgacgatatgtgaaatgtccagattatccttactatttaatataacctccgtacttttttttcatttcttttcttctccttctctctcttcccgctcttctcctccttctctctaaactccggcGTCGGCGGCGGCGAACTCGTCGGAGATCTGTTCGTTCGAAATCCActatgagctccacgacgagcacgagcactgttccaataAGTACGTCTATaagcatgttttattgatgttcggttTCTGAGATTGATTAGGGTTTACTTCCCGTTTTCCTAAGTGCCTaacgattcgcgaaggccttcccgtttcgctaagtgccttacgattcgcgaaggccttcccgtttcgccAAGTGTCTAACGATTCGtgaaggccttcccgtttcgctaagttcctagcgattcgcgaagtattaattatccatctctaaatcaaatcatgtttttttattgcagctgaagttttcgttttctataatggagagtggaaacttgatgctgatggaatactgtattttgatgcatcttcaatcaaaacatttgatctaccccaaagtactcgttatgctgaattacttgatatactctACGATAGACTTAATCTCCAGATATCAAcatacgatttagtgctccaaatgaagtatgatattccgaatatcagaaatccaaaacctgtttttattgataatgatggggatttgaacacatatctatcacgcttgattttgggttgaacagtgtcaccattgtgtgtgtctgtagtggagaagtcaacatttactaaagaaaatatactactacttacatacccaactcaagaaagtatactaccaccacaacttactcagaaatttgttccacctgttgtacccttggaattctttgttgaaagtcaaaatgaagccggagaaacctctatgcctcacatcccacttactcaggacttgcatgttaatagtggtgaaaaagcatcaatacctatacaaccaagtgcaagaagatcatcattgggtacactAACTAGTGTAAGAAAGGCATCGAATGGTACACcaacaagtgcaagaagatcatcaatgggtacaccatctagtgcaagacgatcttcaataggtacaccatcgacagacccgacagacacatcaccgccagaccccacatttgcgatggcattaactagtaaaaccgtattggaagtcggttcgttgtttgaaaataaaaaagaacttcaacttgctctatataaatatgcgatgaccaatcattttgaattcaaagtggagaagtcaagaaaaaatctttgggaactcaaatgtttggatgagacatgcaagtggagcttgcgggctgtgaaaggtaagttttctgagatgtttgagatccggacatttgagaaacaacactcatgctcagttttgtcgaggcccaagaaaaaaatgcaaacaccaacatgggttattgggcagtgcgtgaagagcaagtacatggactaTCATCATAAcaacttgcctaagaaaataattgaagacatgcagacaacttatggaatatttttgacttataataaggcatggagggcaagggaaaatgctttaataTCTGTGCGAGGAACgatagaggattcctatggaatactgccatcatacctttacatgttggagaagtgtaATCCTGATACCATAACTGACATACAAACAGACGAGCtcggccacttcaagtatatgttcatgtccctaggcctctcaattaggggtttcaaatccttttgccgtcctgtattatgtgtcgatgctagttttcttaaacacaaggtgggtggtcaattattggtggctattgcattggatgcgaatgagcaactatatcctgtcgcattcggcgttgttgattcagagaataataactcctggacttatttcatgcaaaaactgagagacgcaattggattagttgatgatctcgtcttcgtatccgacagacacccaagcatcgctaatgccttgtgtgctgttttcccagaagtagaccacggtgcgtgcacatatcacataaagacgaatattgtggccaaattcaaaagtgataagTGTCATGCGGAGTTTAATGGGCGTACAATGTCCACGAATTTAATCGGTGGTTTAAGAAGATCAAGGTTAAAGATCacaggattgctgcctatttggaagaaattgggttccaaagatggagtagagtaTTTTTTCCCGGTAatcgatacaatcaactcacaagcaattatgctgagagtttcatTGTCATCTCCTCCCATAATTTACTCATTTGTCTGTGTCTTCACATCCACACTCTtctcatccttcaccttcactttcaAATCCTTCACCTTCAGTTTCAGATCAACCTCCACATCATCCACCTTAGCCACACCATCCAGCTTCTCACCGTCCTCCACTTTAGCCTCATCCTCCATCTTTACGTCCTCCACCTTCGCATCGTTCTCTTTTcgttcatcctccaccttctcaccgTCCTCCACCTTAGCCTCATCcatcttctcatcatcatccacaTTCTCATTGTTCTCCACCTTAGCCTCATCcatcttctcatcatcatccaccttctcatcgttCTCCACCTTAGCCTCATCcatcttctcatcatcatccaccttctcatcgttCTCCACCTTCTGTtcgtcctccaccttctcattgtCCTCCTTTACATCGTCTTTCTTCCCATCATTCCCATCATtcaccttctcatcatccccCACAGTATCCTGCATCGCTATCATCTCCTACAAAATAGGCAAAATTCTGGTCAGTACAaacttagcgaatcgacaagtactttgcgaaacgacaagtactaacttagcgaatagacaagtacttagcgaatcgaagagtactaacttagcgaatcgacaagtacttggcgaaacgataagtactaacttagcgaaacgacaagtacttggcgaaacgacaagtactaacttagcgaaacgacaagtactaacttagcgaatcgacaagtacttggcgaaacgataagtactaacttagcgaaacgacaagtacttggcgaaacgacaagtactaacttagcgaaacgacaagtacgCAGAATACCTCTTTTTCTCCTCCTCCTGTTCAACCTTGCTCTTCTCAACTTCGACatccttcttagaatccttaaCCTACAAAATAGGTACTGGTCAGATCAGATATGTACTTAGCGAAATGAAATGTAAAGTGCAAAATTCAATATCTCCATACCTTAGTAGTCTTTTCCTCTTCGACCTTCACAgccttcttagaatccttcttcttactcttcttcttctttatattctcctctatatcatctaatctggttaataatatggacatccttttgttggatttatCTAACAACTGTTTGGACATATTAAAAACCATCTTCTTGAACGACTCAAGGTGAGTTTCTTGAGTTTGTTGGATTGTGATATTTAGCTCTTTGATGAGCTTTGTTTTCAGCTTTTTCATCTCCTCTTTCATCTCTATTTTCAGCTCCtccttcatctcattaaatTAACATCCAACAGAAGGTGTTGGAGCCTGAGGAGAAGGTGTGTCAGCCCGAGGACTTGAGGTCGCGGAGGGGGGAGTAAGAATGCGGGCCGGaatcgattcataagcaagcttcttcttcaagttggctgcttctttaagagtagcatcagcctttctcttcctcgtGGCAGGTTTGGGGGGATTCGGAGTAACTTCTTCATGttcactttcttcatcttcatcaaaatcaaaatcatcttttattacattcccatcagtaaatccctcaaaaaaatcatcagtTGTCTCGTCGATTTGCTCAAATACATCACCACtatataacctcttctccatggaggactcttccatctcagtcacatcCGTGGTCTCTAGGGCAGTCTTTACCTCGATCGATGTGtttttcctgttggaatgatagagtaacaaccttgggcgtagagggtcaTTAATCTGATTCCTTCTGGCGAAGTcgcacattttcacactcatgctccctttaaagtatttcaccgagagaggtggacaacaTCGCAATTTTTCTTGGTCTAACTCAGGATAAATACCGAAACATAGGCCGGTAACCaacgcatactccttcataccaaatacaagcttgtgcccattcaccatgaaagttatctccttggagtttgagcttaacctcctcatcaacatatgatgtacaatagttcctgagaactgcaaaGGGGGGCTGTGAATAATGATCTGAACTGGGTATTGTACACACTCTCCAGAAGATTCATTTCCTCGAACTTattaacaatcttcttcagggtgagggaacttttccacgaaatccgaccgggaaactcagtaacagttgtttctgccatctacaaaaggaacaacatcaccaaaaatgtaagaacaaacACATACACCGTAagaacttagcgaatcgggaggtacttagcgaatcgagaggtacctagcgaaaccGTTAACTGAACATAAGACAGCATTAACCATACATAATTAAtcagaaacaaacaataaaacttaacatgcaaaaaccctaaacaaaaaatctgaaacaaacacctaaacttaacatgcaaagaccaaaatccataaacaaaaaaccagaaaatgatcGGTCACCACTAGgtatttagcgaatcgctaggtacttaccgaatcgggaggtacctagcgaaaccctaatggcaaaaaaatatactgaacagaaacacttaacattacacttaacatgcaaaaaccgaAACCCATGAACAAAAAAGCAGAAAATGATAGGCGGGGAGAAGAATGAACAAACCTTAATGACGAacgagaagaaagaagaaatgatcggccttgacaagattcagtgaagagaaaatgggttagagagagagagttggggcggttgaaatgaaatgttctgaaatttttgaatatataaggtcTAGCGCGTGTGCGTACGCGCGTCTCTTCAACTTCCGTAGCGAGttgggaggtacttagcgaatcgggaggcacttagcgaatcgggaggtacttagcgaatcgggaggcacttagagaattgggaggtacttagcgaatcgggaggtacttagcgaatcgcgaggtcaacgagctccagctaagagaagatggtttgaatacgttttcgctactatatttgtttaataacgaaatcgaattcaaaccattctcctagctggagctcgtagtacttagcgaatcgtcaagtacaaaattttttattggtttcataagtaatctatctcgtttgacaaggtatcaacaacaaagtcatggttttgaaaagaacattgttaacaaaacaaaccttataattttacatggaaacatttagattcttcaaaAAAAGTCTTTGAAGAAGCTATCATTGAACTCCagataagagaaaattgtttgaaatttatttctttagcttaacgactaacgaaatcaaagtcatccaatctttgcttatctggaggtcaatgatagattcttcaaaggcattttctgaagaatctaaatgtttctaatgtaaaattagaaggtttgttttgttaacacaggttctcttcataaccatgaagtgatgtagataccttgtcaaatgaagttcatgattaactataaataacaaaaaatcttgacacttagcgaatcgcgaggtactacttagcgaaacggtaagtccgtagcgaaacggtaagcagatCTGAAACGGAAACACATACGCTCTTATCAGACagagattttctgcaaatatgaacgaataacaaataataacctaacgaaatgctcaaacatgaaccaatatgaaccatatAGCAAATAAGAATCAACAAATACGACCAAAACGAAATATGAAAaggtttttgaaatgaagaaaatgtaaacaagaACATAACTGTTTATCACATCTGAAATGAAGATCTACCTCGACGACCTTCAAATAGTTAGAATCGGAGACCTGCacataaaccctaaaatcagaaacctgcatgcaaaatagatttagggttagaaatcggcaatagataaacataaatgaattagttaggttAGAAGAGCTTGTAAATCTGATCTGTATAGATTTGTATGGAGTGAAGGAAACTCCGTCGCCGTCGTCGCCGCCGGCCGTCGTCGTCGCCGGCCACCGTGAAGTGAAGGAGAGAattggagaagagagagaaagaaatttaaggaaatgaaaatatttgagtatttatacaaacccctaatccacttagcgaaacgctaagtcacttagcgtttcgcgacaagtgcaaaatcgtataaaaaaaataaagcaccacgagcgcaaataaaataataaattaccaTCAGAtgaaataacctcatctttgaggttatttgatcaaatttctccATAAAATTTGGAAAAAGATTCACTCTAATCACGTAAATTCACCCACTTCGGCTTACTCACTACTTAGATGAGATATGTGATCAATATgtgatgttaattagttataattatattcattaatatcttttaattagttataattatattcataaGTTATACCTTCTTAATCACACGAATAACTTTTTAAGACATTTAACTTTTGCTAAAATGTAGGGgtctttatatttattgttgtttataaataaatatgtagatTATTTATTGATTGGTGTAATGTGAAAGCAATGCGTTGATTGTCTAATTgtaaaagaagagaagaaatgttatttgattaattcatttggatgattttttttttcaaaattatgaattatcTTCAAATGAAAATCTCATTCAAATTGGAGAATAATTAGTCAAGAATGAAAAGTCCATAAATGCGAAAACTCTGTACCTAGtcaaaagatatattttctaatattccataacaacaattatatttagttacttttgaataagtttaattagatggcattagtaattaaaattcatATAGTCAAAAGTTACTTTAtctttctttatataaatatgaaaattcagaagaaaaaaaactacaaCAGTCGTATGAGTTAGTATTGTTATAATTAGAGAAATTCTTAggtaatattattaattgtaattttttgtttattattttctttattacatTGTTATTGAAAAACTActaataattattcaataaaaatgtaatttattttttcattcacaaTTTCTTGTTCTACTTTCTTCGTTTCATTTCTTTAACataatttatctaataattaatgaaacCAGGAGAGCCAGCCTTCTTCAGAAACTGAACTAGtcattttaattagaataaaaaagtattaattttcatttaattaaactttatatattttatataagaaaatacacttgtttgaaaaaaaaggttaaatatTCTCATATTGATTGAAAAAGGTTAATAAATTAGctagtttataattaatttaaacaagcCTTGATCATGCAATAATATCGTCATGTGATTGATTATAAGAAGTAGAAGAAGGGGtgtgtcttatttttcaaattgGGTCAAACTCTTTGAAAATTAAGAGTATTTTCAATGAAGATAAAGGAAGATCTATGGCCGAATCATTGACTATAGACTATATTATATAGTGCtgcattatttatttatttataaaaagagaTAAGGATGTTTCATGTTTGTTTTTCTTATCATGTTCAACCTAAACCATGCTGCCTCCTACCTACGAAACCTACGTCTTCACACTATAACTGTTCCTTTCACAACTACTCAAGTCTTGTTTGGTTTTTGGTTgttcaaataacttaaaaaaaattaaacacaacttacatttattcactcaaatttttttttttaaaattaaaaaagaactaGCATGACAATCCACAATCATGGTCACCCACTTAAATTCAAAGCGTTTTCAGATTAAATTGAATCCGTGACCTTAtggtctcttaagtcgactcttatCAGTACACTATCTTGGTACACTATCTTGGTGGAGTATTTATCAACTCATTTTGTGTGTacaccaaattttatttttattttcaatttttaagttCACCTATATCTAAATcctaatttgaatatatttgttTGCTGTTATAGAAgccaataatatattaattaaaaaaataatttggttgaATGAATGAAACCAACTATTACGACCTATCGACCATGTGGCTGACAGATAAATCTTGAATGATATGGTTCCACTACTAAGCCAATGGTATATGTCCACCTAGATAGGGACCTTGCTCTGCTGTTCTAACGACTCCACGTGTCCGGTCGACAGAAGAAGCTAGATAGCTCCTTCATAATTCATACACAtacacaaatataaataaataatatctttaCAACCAATTTCCGAAGAATTTATAAGTCAAACGATAAGActcattctttttttctttgtgTAAGAATTTCTAATAGCTGGTCGGCACTTACTTTTATTTCCTTATTGAAATatgtaatttgaattataatttagtaagtttttacaggaattaattttataataaatagtgTGAAGAGGGCTAAcaattgaattaaattgaattttaaaattgaatccaAATTGTGGGTAGTTTGAAGGAATGTAAGACCAGCTGTTGTTGGGGTCCTCCTTCAACTTTATCCATCCCAATCCATccattttaaatcatttaataataataattatatataaagtaaatttaatttcataaaaataccTTATACCACTTTTACACGTTcgtatattatatgttttactttttaatcatacatttttttttatcaattaaaatactaaattattcttaatttatttttttttattaaattttaaaataaaataaaaaaaattgttaattgattctaattttttttttttaaaataacccactttttgattaaacaagattttatttaattacatttgtttttataaaattcaagatcaaacaagtgTTGGAAGGTCAACTAACACCAATTTATGTGATAATGGCTAAAAGCCGAAATAGATGGTCATTTGGGCAATTAACATAACGACCGTTGACTTTTTAAGATTTTAACTTCTTCTCATCTCATAGTCtacaaagaaattataaaactaatgCTTGCTTACCTCATCCatccatttttttcttttctttcttactTGTTTTCATAAATCaactaatcaaatttatatgaGAAAATACTATCtgttatattaatatgtttttttaatctatttgaagattaattatatttaaaaaaaaacaaaaaaaaaaactcatatgtACTAGTATAGTAGTATAATTGtagttttttaaacaaattctaaAGTGACATAAACTTTCCCTCCCTAAGGCATAGGGGAATTattcattttgaaatttaagttacaaaaacaaataattatacatttaaaaatgtttCATAATGTTGATCAGagaacttaaataataaaatgtgacCGAAACATATCCTAAATCTTTAAGCATAAGAAaaagaattagaaaaatataaacgaCCAAGGTCTAGTTTCCAACACGAAGCTTCTAGAAGGGCATTCCGGTCATTGAGTACATATAAATACCTAATCCTATAAGTTAGGTAAGCAAGCCGTATGTTTATCTCTATTTGGATAAGCTTAAGTAAAGCCTtcattattaattcaaatacaatttccaaagtgataattattttattatttataataatcgtTTCACTTAAACCCTCGTATAATAATAGGTTTTCATATATCCCTTAACCCTCAATTACCGTGGTATCTATCTAAAGAtcaactataaataaataaatttatagggACGAAacaacaaaatttgaaataagaTGGGCTTGTAAAAATTTTGCagcaatttttaaaaataataagaaaattatgaatataaaaaattatttttgcccaattttctaataattagataagtaaatagagaaattaatttaaaaaattaggaattaatgtcatatttgtaaaataataaaatgattatatatttgagAACATTATTTTATCACACAAAATTATCTTTAAACCATGTAATCACTTCttcaaatacttattttatcaaattaaaattttaaatacataatttttttttataataattcaaccaactaaaaatacaaataacttacatttttcatcaaacaatatatattttttaaaattaaataaaatcccCAAATAACCCAACACCAAACAAGTTATATTCTTGGTAAAAGATgctaaaaaatgtatatattttattcttttgcaaatagtgattttttttatcacattattttttgtaaaaaaggCTAAAAAGTCTTTAGTTTAAAAgtaatatacatttttataataaaccaAATTTGTAATCAAAATCAAGTAAAAACCATGACCAATTATATCCCAAGACGCGGTTGGTTCTCTTCCCCTTCCACCATGCACCTATAAATACATCTTTCTGAAACCCTTTTGAGTTCAAAATACACCAATCTAAGAACAAAATCAAGAAGATCAtacataattcataaaaatgatGGATTTCGATAGAAAATTGAATATGGTTACCTCTTCCGATAAGCCGATCAAGTCTCCAAGGCTATCCAACAAATTCAGCATCTCAATTCCAACGATTGTTCGTCTTGGAGAGGTCTCCCCAGCGACGGATTCCGCCTGTTCAGCCTACGAACACTATCTCCGATTGCCGGACCTTAAGAAGCTATGGGATTGCAAGGAATTCCCAGATTGGAAAAACGAGTCAATCCTCAGACCAGCCTTACAAGCTCTCGAGATCACCTTCCGCTTGGTTTCCACTGTTTTGTCCGATCCCAGACCCTATTCCAACCGGAGGGAATGGAAACGGAAGCTCGAGTCATTGGCGATGAATCAAGTTGAACTCATAGCTATGATCTGTGAGGATGAAGAGGAGTTCTCCGATACACAAGGAAAACCCCCGACAATCGGATTGTTCTCATCGGCCGGGGTTTTATCTAGAGAAGACAGCTCGACGGAGGTCTGGAAACTCTCGTCCAATACAACCGTGGTCAGCCGCGGCAGCGAATCGAGTCTTCTTCCTCGACTGGCAACGTGGCGGACGGCGGAGGATATCGCGCAGAACATTCTCTACTCCATCGAGTGCGAGATGAGGAGATGTCCTTACACTTTAGGTCTCGGCGAACCGAACTTGAGCGGAAAACCTAACCTAGATTACGATCTGATCTGCAAGCCGTACAATCTTCAATCCCTGAAGAAACCTCCGTCCGATGATTTCAATCACGAGAATCAAACGGTTTACACCACTCACCAGATCCTCGAGTGCTGGATCCGCGTATCACATGAGATTCTCCACCGAGTCGTTGATCGAATCGATTCGAACGAGTTTGAGAGAGCAGCAAACGACTGTTGGATGATCGAAAGAATATGGAAAGTTCTAGAACAGATTGAAGACTTACACCTACTAATGGATCCAAACGATTTCCTC
It encodes the following:
- the LOC124925042 gene encoding RNA polymerase-associated protein LEO1-like — encoded protein: MQDTVGDDEKVNDGNDGKKDDVKEDNEKVEDEQKVENDEKVDDDEKMDEAKVENDEKVDDDEKMDEAKVENNENVDDDEKMDEAKVEDGEKVEDERKENDAKVEDVKMEDEAKVEDGEKLDGVAKVDDVEVDLKLKVKDLKVKVKDEKSVDVKTQTNE
- the LOC124927256 gene encoding nematode resistance protein-like HSPRO2, with amino-acid sequence MMDFDRKLNMVTSSDKPIKSPRLSNKFSISIPTIVRLGEVSPATDSACSAYEHYLRLPDLKKLWDCKEFPDWKNESILRPALQALEITFRLVSTVLSDPRPYSNRREWKRKLESLAMNQVELIAMICEDEEEFSDTQGKPPTIGLFSSAGVLSREDSSTEVWKLSSNTTVVSRGSESSLLPRLATWRTAEDIAQNILYSIECEMRRCPYTLGLGEPNLSGKPNLDYDLICKPYNLQSLKKPPSDDFNHENQTVYTTHQILECWIRVSHEILHRVVDRIDSNEFERAANDCWMIERIWKVLEQIEDLHLLMDPNDFLRLKSQLTVKSDSSSSAAFCFRSRSLIDITKKSKNLRHKLPDILGVEVDPLGGPRIQEAAMNLYRKKTKKTEFEKIHLIQSMQAIESAMKRFYYAYKQVLVIMVGSLEAQGNQSFVSEDSLAHIFLEPTYFPSLDAAKTFLGDYWEQGRRNKNSVQIETESTHSFE